In one window of Bizionia sp. M204 DNA:
- a CDS encoding 50S ribosomal protein L25/general stress protein Ctc, translating to MKSITINGSKRESVGKKATKALRNAGQVPCVLYGGDKPVHFNAEELAFSKLVYTPNAHTVVISLDNGDEFNAVLQDIQFHPVTDRILHIDFYQLFEDKQISMEIPVHFVGNSKGVKAGGVLRKNARKLRVKALPSNLPDFIEIDITDLKIGAKLYVTALENEAYKILHTDNTVVCQIKRARAAMVIATDDDEEELEEGAEATEGTDSPEAEGQE from the coding sequence ATGAAGTCAATTACAATTAACGGATCTAAAAGAGAAAGCGTAGGCAAAAAAGCAACAAAAGCCTTACGTAATGCTGGACAGGTGCCTTGCGTATTATACGGAGGTGACAAACCAGTACATTTTAATGCTGAAGAACTTGCATTTTCAAAACTGGTTTATACGCCTAATGCGCATACAGTTGTGATTTCTTTAGATAATGGTGATGAATTTAACGCAGTTTTGCAAGATATTCAGTTTCATCCTGTAACAGATAGAATTTTACATATCGATTTCTATCAATTATTTGAAGACAAGCAGATTTCAATGGAAATTCCTGTACACTTTGTGGGGAATTCTAAAGGAGTTAAAGCTGGTGGTGTTTTACGTAAAAACGCGCGTAAATTACGTGTGAAAGCATTACCAAGTAACTTACCTGATTTTATTGAAATAGACATTACAGATTTAAAAATCGGTGCTAAATTATATGTTACTGCTTTAGAAAACGAAGCATACAAAATTTTACATACTGATAACACAGTTGTTTGTCAAATTAAACGTGCAAGAGCTGCTATGGTTATTGCTACGGATGATGACGAAGAAGAACTTGAAGAAGGTGCAGAAGCAACTGAAGGAACTGATTCTCCAGAAGCAGAAGGTCAAGAATAA
- a CDS encoding reprolysin-like metallopeptidase, with protein MRKTTNYYFKKLKLLLLVFVLAFGPAVMAQQKNSYWSKTKEGIFNKADKVHRASQPSKFEVFNLDLQAFKNAIENAPLRSENSRRSNVVVEFPVADGTFEKFMVSESPIMAPGLAERYPMIKTYKAVGIDDPTATMRFSVTQFGLHSMMLSGKRSSVYIDPYTENRNSYMVYSRNTLGEDLQGFECLVDENIDLGSLTNERSTSRADTDDRKLRTYRLAQSCNGEYGQIFAGSGTVAQQKANVQAQMVLTINRVNEIYERDLAITLVFVANNDAVIYLNPATDPWNGEFNTTTAQTLDNVIGVNNYDIGHNFNTSGGGSAGCLGCVCASQSQTNFHKGRGYTGRPDPTGDPFDIDYVAHEMGHQFDGWHSMNTCSRSGNGSTEVEPASGSSIMGYAGICATNVQNNSDAHFNYVNIRDISANIQTGVSSSCDVETDLVNQPPVANAGADYNIPKSTPYVLRGTATDPDGEASLTYNWSQNDPERAPGNGAPQSAWTVGPLYRSILPSDSPNRYMPKLSDVVAGNLTPTWEVTPSVARNMEFSFIVRDNGSGFAVGIGQTDADLMTVTVENVDPFTVAGPNGGDVWTEGATQTVTWNVGQTDNATINCQTVNILLSTDGGFTYPYTLAAATPNDGTEDINVPSGTLSTTARVMVEAADNIFYDISNSNFNINTNDPDFYFVNTNGDQAICGGTSVSYEFDYFAINGFTDTTGFTVSGNPAGSNVVITPNSLDVSGSFIVDVNNLGGAPAGDYTITVSGTSGSTVKNVDVILTLVDGVCASIANTSYQTSTTLVQFNTIDNASGKPSGYSNYTAISTDVNRESMYDLVVNMNTDGNFTCISTVWIDWNQDCVFDGSEMYDMGSAIGTANGPAANSPLAVTVPADAVLGTTTMRVVTKYSSAATPCQNGHDGEVEDYSVNVLTSLSVDEFAVSEFSVYPNPNNGTFNVKMSNVTDAITITVFDIRGRRVYTNDYKNISEFNEVINIGNVESGMYLLQVSEGSKRTTKKIIVE; from the coding sequence ATGAGAAAAACTACAAATTATTATTTTAAGAAGCTTAAACTTTTACTATTAGTCTTCGTTTTAGCATTTGGTCCGGCCGTGATGGCGCAACAAAAAAACAGCTATTGGAGTAAAACAAAGGAAGGCATTTTTAATAAAGCGGATAAAGTTCATCGAGCGTCACAACCTTCAAAATTTGAAGTATTTAATTTAGATTTGCAAGCATTTAAAAATGCAATTGAAAATGCGCCTTTAAGAAGTGAAAACTCCAGACGTTCTAATGTTGTTGTTGAATTTCCTGTTGCCGATGGCACTTTTGAGAAATTTATGGTGTCTGAATCCCCTATTATGGCGCCAGGATTAGCCGAAAGATATCCAATGATTAAAACTTATAAGGCCGTTGGTATTGATGATCCTACAGCCACCATGCGTTTTAGTGTGACTCAATTTGGACTTCATTCCATGATGTTATCTGGTAAAAGAAGCTCTGTCTATATTGATCCATACACGGAAAACAGAAATTCCTATATGGTTTATAGTAGAAATACTTTAGGTGAAGATTTACAGGGTTTTGAATGCCTTGTAGACGAAAATATAGATTTAGGCTCTTTAACCAATGAACGTTCTACAAGTCGTGCCGATACAGACGATAGAAAATTAAGGACCTACAGATTGGCACAATCCTGTAATGGTGAGTATGGACAGATTTTTGCAGGTTCGGGAACTGTTGCACAGCAAAAGGCTAATGTTCAAGCTCAAATGGTATTAACGATAAATCGTGTTAATGAAATTTACGAACGCGATTTAGCTATTACGCTTGTGTTTGTTGCTAATAATGATGCTGTTATTTATTTAAATCCAGCCACAGATCCATGGAACGGCGAATTTAACACAACTACAGCACAAACTTTGGACAATGTCATTGGTGTTAATAATTATGATATAGGTCATAATTTTAATACTTCGGGTGGCGGAAGTGCTGGATGTTTAGGGTGTGTATGCGCTAGTCAGTCCCAAACCAATTTTCATAAAGGAAGGGGTTATACTGGAAGACCAGATCCAACAGGCGATCCTTTTGATATTGATTATGTAGCACACGAAATGGGTCATCAATTTGATGGGTGGCACTCTATGAATACCTGCAGTCGTTCTGGAAATGGCTCTACTGAAGTAGAACCAGCTTCCGGTAGCTCAATTATGGGTTACGCGGGTATTTGTGCAACTAATGTGCAAAACAATAGTGATGCGCACTTTAATTATGTAAATATTCGGGATATTTCAGCAAATATTCAAACTGGAGTTAGTAGTTCTTGTGATGTTGAAACAGATTTAGTTAACCAGCCTCCAGTAGCAAATGCAGGAGCGGATTATAATATCCCTAAAAGCACACCTTATGTTTTGAGAGGTACGGCAACAGATCCAGATGGCGAAGCGTCTCTTACTTATAATTGGAGTCAAAATGATCCAGAGCGTGCACCAGGAAATGGTGCGCCGCAGTCAGCATGGACCGTTGGGCCACTATATCGTTCTATTCTACCAAGCGATTCACCAAATCGGTATATGCCAAAATTAAGTGATGTTGTTGCTGGTAATTTAACGCCAACATGGGAAGTAACACCTTCTGTTGCTAGAAACATGGAGTTTTCTTTTATAGTAAGAGATAATGGTAGTGGTTTTGCAGTAGGCATTGGTCAAACAGACGCAGATTTAATGACTGTGACTGTAGAAAATGTAGATCCTTTTACAGTTGCTGGACCTAATGGTGGAGATGTATGGACAGAAGGAGCCACGCAAACTGTAACGTGGAATGTTGGGCAAACTGATAATGCAACCATAAATTGTCAAACTGTAAATATATTATTGTCAACTGATGGTGGTTTCACATACCCGTACACTTTAGCAGCTGCAACACCTAATGATGGTACTGAAGATATAAACGTTCCAAGTGGAACATTATCTACAACCGCAAGAGTAATGGTTGAGGCGGCTGATAATATTTTTTATGACATTTCTAATTCAAACTTTAATATTAATACCAATGACCCAGATTTCTATTTTGTAAACACAAATGGCGATCAAGCCATTTGTGGTGGAACATCTGTTTCATATGAATTTGATTACTTTGCTATTAATGGATTTACAGACACAACAGGTTTTACCGTTTCTGGAAATCCTGCAGGAAGTAATGTAGTAATAACACCTAACAGTTTGGATGTGTCTGGCTCTTTTATAGTGGATGTTAATAATTTAGGTGGAGCACCAGCTGGCGACTATACAATTACGGTGTCTGGTACTTCAGGGAGTACAGTAAAGAATGTTGATGTTATTTTAACATTGGTAGATGGAGTTTGTGCTTCTATTGCTAATACTTCATATCAAACTAGTACAACCTTGGTTCAATTTAATACTATAGATAATGCTTCAGGAAAACCGTCTGGTTATAGTAATTATACAGCTATTTCCACGGATGTTAATCGGGAGAGTATGTATGATTTAGTAGTAAATATGAATACAGACGGAAACTTTACTTGTATTTCTACAGTGTGGATAGATTGGAATCAAGATTGTGTTTTTGATGGATCTGAAATGTATGATATGGGGTCTGCTATTGGCACTGCAAATGGACCAGCAGCTAATTCGCCTTTAGCGGTGACAGTTCCGGCTGATGCTGTTTTAGGAACGACTACTATGCGCGTTGTAACTAAATATAGTTCTGCTGCAACACCATGTCAAAACGGTCATGATGGAGAAGTTGAAGATTATTCGGTAAATGTTTTAACGTCTTTATCTGTTGATGAGTTTGCTGTTTCCGAGTTTAGTGTTTATCCAAATCCAAATAACGGAACGTTTAATGTGAAAATGTCCAACGTTACAGATGCTATTACCATTACTGTTTTTGATATTCGCGGACGTCGTGTTTATACCAATGATTATAAAAATATTTCGGAATTTAACGAAGTTATTAATATTGGAAATGTAGAATCTGGTATGTACTTACTGCAAGTTTCTGAAGGTTCTAAAAGGACAACCAAGAAAATAATTGTTGAATAA
- the pth gene encoding aminoacyl-tRNA hydrolase, with translation MKKFLIVGLGNIGDKYHNTRHNIGFKVLDFLAHKEDLTFTTDKLGDLTTYKFKGRTFILLKPSTYMNLSGKSVLYWLTKEKIPLENLLIITDDLNLPFGSIRLKTKGSDGGHNGLKDIQDKLNTTKYNRFRFGISDEFSQGRQVDYVLGEWNEDENKRLPERLEKAAELIKSFGTAGISNTMNSFNGK, from the coding sequence ATGAAAAAATTTCTAATTGTAGGTTTAGGTAATATTGGTGATAAATACCATAATACCAGACATAATATAGGCTTTAAAGTACTAGACTTTCTAGCGCATAAAGAAGACCTCACTTTTACTACCGATAAATTAGGAGATTTAACCACCTATAAATTTAAAGGACGCACGTTTATATTATTAAAACCGAGTACTTATATGAATTTGAGTGGCAAATCTGTTTTATATTGGTTAACGAAAGAAAAAATTCCTTTAGAAAACCTGCTTATCATTACAGACGATTTGAATTTGCCTTTTGGAAGTATTCGCCTAAAAACCAAAGGAAGTGATGGTGGCCATAACGGACTTAAAGATATTCAAGACAAATTAAATACCACGAAATACAACCGTTTCCGGTTTGGAATTAGTGATGAATTTAGCCAAGGTCGTCAAGTTGATTATGTGTTGGGTGAATGGAATGAAGACGAAAACAAACGCCTACCTGAACGTTTGGAAAAAGCCGCTGAACTTATTAAATCTTTTGGAACAGCAGGCATTAGCAATACGATGAATAGTTTTAATGGAAAATAA
- a CDS encoding DUF2188 domain-containing protein encodes MGKNQHVVKNDDGWSVKGANNSKATSNHRTQKEAIERAREIAKNQKSEVVIHGKDGKIRDKDSYGNDPHPPRDKKH; translated from the coding sequence ATGGGAAAAAATCAACACGTAGTAAAAAATGATGATGGATGGAGTGTTAAAGGAGCTAATAATTCAAAAGCAACTTCCAATCATAGAACTCAAAAAGAAGCAATCGAAAGAGCTAGAGAGATTGCGAAAAATCAAAAATCAGAAGTAGTAATTCACGGTAAAGACGGAAAAATTAGAGATAAAGATAGTTATGGTAATGACCCTCATCCACCAAGAGATAAAAAGCATTAA
- a CDS encoding ribose-phosphate pyrophosphokinase yields MPNVQTEAKIFTCTQSRALAEKIADAYGIRMGNVITSTYSDGEFQPSYEESIRGTRIFIIGSTNPGPENLMEMLLMIDAAKRASARHITAVLPYFGWARQDRKDKPRVPIAAKLVAKMLEAAGATRIITMDLHADQIQGFFEKPVDHLFASTIFLPYLKSLNLDNLTIASPDMGGSKRAYAYSKALESDVVICYKQRAKANVISHMELIGDVTGKNVVLVDDMVDTAGTLTKAADLMMERGALSVRAICTHPILSGSAYERIENSKLEELIVTDSIPLKQQSDKIRVLSCANLFAEVMLNVHYNKSISSKFIM; encoded by the coding sequence ATGCCAAACGTACAAACAGAAGCAAAAATTTTTACCTGTACTCAAAGTAGAGCGCTCGCGGAAAAAATCGCTGATGCCTATGGTATTCGGATGGGTAACGTTATTACATCTACCTATAGTGATGGTGAGTTTCAGCCGTCTTACGAAGAATCTATACGCGGAACGCGTATTTTTATTATTGGCTCTACCAATCCAGGACCGGAAAACCTGATGGAAATGTTGTTAATGATTGATGCAGCAAAACGCGCTTCAGCCAGACACATTACCGCTGTATTACCATACTTTGGTTGGGCCAGACAAGACAGAAAAGATAAACCTCGTGTGCCAATTGCGGCAAAACTAGTGGCAAAAATGCTAGAAGCTGCCGGAGCAACACGTATTATTACCATGGATTTGCATGCGGATCAAATTCAAGGATTTTTTGAAAAACCAGTAGATCATTTATTCGCATCTACTATTTTTCTACCGTATTTAAAAAGTTTAAATTTAGATAATTTAACCATTGCGTCTCCAGATATGGGCGGCTCCAAAAGAGCCTATGCATATTCCAAAGCATTAGAAAGCGATGTGGTTATTTGTTATAAGCAACGTGCTAAAGCTAATGTTATATCACACATGGAATTAATTGGTGATGTTACAGGAAAAAACGTTGTATTAGTAGATGATATGGTGGATACCGCAGGAACTTTAACAAAAGCAGCCGATTTAATGATGGAGCGTGGCGCTTTAAGTGTTCGTGCAATTTGTACGCACCCTATCTTATCAGGCAGCGCATATGAGCGTATTGAGAATTCGAAGTTGGAAGAACTAATTGTAACCGATTCAATTCCTTTAAAACAACAAAGCGACAAAATACGGGTGTTAAGCTGTGCTAATTTATTTGCTGAAGTGATGCTAAACGTACATTACAACAAATCTATTAGCTCAAAATTTATTATGTAG